One Paenibacillus riograndensis SBR5 DNA segment encodes these proteins:
- a CDS encoding response regulator transcription factor has translation MNRILLVEDDDNLVFGIEYTLTSEGYTVVLADSLEQARKALKTDEVDLILLDINLPDGSGYDLCREIRALSQVPIIFLTALDEETNVVAGLDLGADDYMTKPLRTKELLSRMKAVLRRNHKPADEPNRWISDDIEVRVLEGIVLKYNQELLLTGLEYRLLLMLMTHPKQICSRSIILNSLWDMSGEFIDNNTLSVHIRRLREKIEDVPAVPRYIITVRGVGYKWNADVIGR, from the coding sequence ATGAATCGAATTTTACTGGTTGAAGATGATGATAATTTGGTGTTCGGTATTGAATATACTTTAACGAGTGAAGGATATACCGTTGTTCTTGCCGATAGCTTAGAACAAGCCAGAAAGGCATTAAAGACGGACGAAGTCGATTTAATCTTGCTGGATATAAATTTACCTGATGGTTCAGGGTATGATCTGTGCAGGGAAATCCGTGCATTATCCCAGGTGCCCATCATTTTCTTGACAGCTTTGGATGAGGAGACAAATGTTGTTGCTGGTCTTGATTTGGGAGCAGATGATTATATGACCAAACCACTGCGTACCAAAGAACTTCTCTCTAGGATGAAAGCCGTATTAAGGCGCAATCATAAGCCCGCGGATGAACCAAATAGATGGATATCCGACGATATTGAAGTTCGAGTTCTAGAAGGAATTGTACTTAAATACAATCAGGAACTTTTATTGACAGGGCTGGAATACCGGTTGCTCTTGATGTTAATGACTCACCCCAAGCAAATTTGCAGCAGAAGTATCATTCTTAACAGTTTGTGGGATATGTCAGGAGAATTCATTGATAACAACACCCTTTCGGTTCACATCAGAAGGTTAAGAGAGAAGATCGAGGATGTTCCTGCTGTACCGAGATATATAATTACCGTTCGAGGAGTCGGATATAAATGGAATGCAGATGTTATAGGAAGATAA
- a CDS encoding HAMP domain-containing sensor histidine kinase, whose protein sequence is MNEFVRNPEWKSITVKAIVLQVMLALLMFFFMNYQVSQINKAVVNQNAALIGYVLKQAPQLENEIIHFITQGAQEDEIVAGKRSLAQYAYTEDMLVNDQPILSDNALPFKTAAQVLLFSIPFLLLLGWEYRKIFDKIRAITFAAEQVVEHQFDQPLPENDEGDFGTLGRNFNAMAERLHNSLRQLQQEKTFLRNLLSDISHQLKTPLAALIVFNENLLNDPHMKEEMRTKFLDRSRLQLERMEWLIISLLKLARVEAGAITFQKERVRVREMIDHAVHSLRMLSEQRKQQIHIHGGEAMYVWADEEWLTEAIINLIKNALEHTPLEGAIDVILEENSVFQTVIIRDRGEGISSEDLPHIFERFYSGRSTEKPQSLGIGLSLSKSIIEEQGGMITVVSQLGIGTEFRISFNKGERRGSLQ, encoded by the coding sequence ATGAATGAATTCGTTCGTAATCCAGAGTGGAAGTCTATTACTGTTAAAGCGATTGTATTACAAGTTATGTTAGCGTTACTCATGTTCTTTTTTATGAATTATCAAGTCAGTCAGATCAATAAGGCCGTGGTTAATCAAAATGCTGCATTGATTGGTTATGTTTTGAAGCAAGCTCCCCAGCTAGAAAATGAAATTATCCACTTTATCACTCAGGGTGCACAAGAAGATGAAATCGTAGCAGGAAAACGCAGCCTGGCTCAATATGCATACACGGAAGATATGCTTGTAAACGATCAGCCTATACTCTCGGATAACGCCTTACCCTTCAAAACAGCGGCTCAGGTTTTGCTTTTTAGTATTCCATTTCTGTTGTTATTGGGATGGGAATACCGCAAAATATTTGACAAGATTCGGGCCATAACCTTTGCAGCAGAGCAAGTTGTTGAACATCAGTTTGATCAGCCGCTTCCGGAGAATGATGAAGGTGACTTTGGCACGTTAGGACGAAACTTTAACGCCATGGCCGAAAGGTTACATAACAGTCTTCGGCAACTCCAGCAAGAGAAAACATTTCTACGCAACCTGCTTTCCGATATTTCGCATCAGCTCAAAACGCCGCTGGCAGCTCTCATCGTTTTTAATGAGAATTTGCTGAATGATCCTCATATGAAGGAAGAAATGAGGACGAAATTTCTGGATCGAAGCCGCCTACAACTAGAGCGAATGGAATGGCTGATTATCAGTTTACTGAAGCTGGCACGGGTCGAAGCTGGAGCAATAACGTTCCAGAAAGAACGTGTGAGAGTAAGAGAAATGATCGATCATGCTGTACATTCGTTGCGAATGTTATCCGAGCAAAGGAAGCAGCAAATTCACATTCATGGTGGAGAAGCTATGTATGTTTGGGCGGATGAAGAATGGCTAACAGAAGCCATAATTAATTTGATTAAAAATGCACTGGAGCACACGCCGCTAGAGGGCGCAATCGACGTTATTTTAGAAGAAAATTCGGTATTCCAGACTGTAATCATTCGAGATCGGGGAGAAGGCATTTCCTCAGAAGATTTGCCTCACATTTTTGAACGATTTTATAGCGGGAGAAGTACGGAAAAGCCGCAAAGTCTTGGTATCGGCTTGTCCTTATCTAAGTCCATTATTGAAGAGCAAGGCGGTATGATCACCGTTGTAAGTCAGTTAGGGATAGGAACAGAATTTAGGATTTCGTTTAATAAAGGGGAAAGAAGAGGAAGCTTACAATAA
- a CDS encoding ABC transporter ATP-binding protein: MEILKTDNLCKNYGNAEAKVEALKNVNFSVQQGEFVAIVGASGSGKSTLMHLLGGVDRPSSGRVIIDGMDIYSRSEEELAVFRRRKIGFIFQSYNLIPVLSTEENIKLPMLLENKRGEDKYVLELMGLLGLTERRQHLPSELSGGQQQRTAIGRALINKPSIILADEPTGNLDSKNSKEIMDLLTFSVKKYNQTLIMITHDMNIAKVADRVVRIEDGVLLQPNEVSQF, from the coding sequence GTGGAAATACTAAAAACTGATAATTTATGCAAAAACTATGGAAACGCAGAGGCAAAGGTTGAAGCTTTAAAAAATGTAAATTTCTCCGTCCAGCAGGGAGAATTTGTTGCTATCGTAGGAGCCAGTGGATCAGGAAAAAGCACCTTAATGCATCTTCTAGGTGGAGTGGACCGCCCGTCTAGTGGACGAGTCATCATCGATGGTATGGATATATATTCCAGAAGTGAAGAGGAGCTCGCTGTATTCCGGAGAAGGAAGATAGGATTTATTTTTCAGTCATATAACCTGATCCCAGTCCTATCTACAGAGGAAAACATCAAATTACCCATGCTATTGGAGAACAAAAGGGGAGAGGATAAGTATGTCCTGGAATTAATGGGGTTATTAGGTCTGACCGAGCGAAGACAACATCTTCCATCCGAATTGTCAGGCGGACAACAGCAAAGAACGGCGATTGGCCGTGCGTTAATTAATAAACCGTCGATTATTCTGGCGGATGAACCTACCGGAAATCTGGACAGTAAAAACAGTAAGGAAATTATGGATTTACTTACGTTTTCCGTTAAAAAATATAATCAGACGTTGATTATGATCACGCACGATATGAATATTGCTAAAGTTGCAGATCGGGTCGTAAGAATCGAAGACGGAGTCCTTCTACAGCCAAATGAGGTGAGTCAGTTTTGA
- a CDS encoding ABC transporter permease, translating into MKSYTDLTGKYIKGQKKRSLLTIFGIILSVTLLTSIGTIGMSYWDKSVRQTLRDFGDYHVSLNGISGEAVPKVKNNATVKSAGVISREGYAVIKEANEKEKKEDPFAAPYRYLNVKEYDASAMNMLQSQLDSGRYPENPNEIILPSSSLSYFSEKPKLGETITLNLGIRKVASTGENKKIYGLGDYGWDLDETFQAQSQKEYTVVGFMKPSSTGGWSSRYIFPAITFNDNKSIDNNKNYFIYVKMKSLNNIKKKTEDLMSSLQLSNVEQGSAMQLDRESYIENVRIEYNNELLKLYGKSTYEGVNNSLTLAFTAVITIIMICTIAMIYNIFHISVLERISQFGMLRCIGATPAQIRKIVLQEAALLSLIGIPIGILTGTLFMKVLFYNISLLTLGFLNDMRMVISAPVLITAGLLGLLSVFLSAIGPAKQAARVSPLEALKNVGSTKVERITKIKKSLLVKTLFGIVGQFASRNLHRNKKRFRITAFSMIISIILFIVFSGLVGFIQQTTPISGMQYSYSLSYNGPSGRIDDTVYKHIAKLNAVEQAYKFYNNQVMAIIPKDKINPKYYELNKNRYVVSEGEGYRTDNNYLTSYGDNGLDALKSKLITGKIDKEKMNQENGVIVQQKISMTTDKGKQLILDQTHFKVGDHIKIRTFDRGQKGYQTVTVVGIVDQDLLSKEYTSSHVVSFITTPKVYSNIMGSDIYSRIFILANPDISNHMITDYLKSLPEKDAGFNYTDKVEELAKAKNDAKTFSIFFYGFIGVIVLIAFLNIINTVSTNLILRTNEFATLKAIGMTQKEVRKMIILEGVFYGLFSAVIGIILGTALDYGIHLLFMGALDADWVFPWYSIGIAFAGSMITTILATIGPMYRLNKVSIVDALRSVN; encoded by the coding sequence TTGAAAAGCTACACAGATCTTACTGGAAAATATATAAAGGGACAGAAAAAAAGATCGCTGCTTACGATCTTCGGCATAATCCTGTCCGTTACGCTGCTTACGTCCATTGGTACAATCGGGATGAGCTATTGGGATAAATCGGTCAGGCAGACCCTGCGGGACTTCGGAGATTACCACGTCTCTCTCAATGGTATTTCAGGAGAAGCGGTTCCGAAAGTCAAAAACAATGCAACCGTAAAAAGTGCCGGCGTCATCAGTAGAGAAGGCTATGCTGTCATTAAGGAGGCAAATGAGAAGGAAAAGAAGGAAGATCCGTTTGCCGCACCCTACCGCTACTTGAATGTCAAGGAATATGATGCGAGTGCAATGAACATGCTTCAGTCACAGTTAGACTCGGGCAGGTACCCGGAAAATCCGAATGAAATTATCCTTCCCTCATCCAGTTTGAGTTATTTTTCTGAAAAACCAAAGCTTGGCGAAACGATAACGCTGAACCTTGGAATCCGGAAGGTGGCGTCAACAGGTGAAAACAAAAAGATTTACGGACTTGGCGATTATGGTTGGGATCTTGACGAGACTTTCCAGGCTCAATCCCAAAAAGAATATACTGTTGTAGGCTTTATGAAGCCGTCAAGCACAGGGGGCTGGTCTTCCAGATACATCTTTCCTGCAATTACTTTCAACGATAACAAAAGTATCGATAACAACAAAAATTACTTTATTTACGTCAAAATGAAATCATTGAATAACATCAAAAAGAAGACGGAAGATTTGATGTCCTCTTTACAGCTGAGTAATGTCGAACAAGGTTCCGCTATGCAACTGGATAGGGAGAGCTATATTGAAAATGTAAGAATTGAGTACAATAATGAATTGCTTAAATTGTATGGCAAAAGCACTTATGAAGGTGTAAATAACAGCTTGACCCTAGCATTCACTGCTGTCATTACGATTATAATGATTTGTACGATTGCCATGATTTATAATATTTTTCATATATCTGTACTGGAGCGGATTTCACAATTCGGCATGTTAAGATGCATTGGAGCTACACCAGCCCAAATTCGCAAAATTGTACTGCAAGAAGCGGCCCTACTGAGTTTGATCGGAATCCCCATCGGGATTCTTACGGGAACCCTTTTTATGAAGGTATTGTTTTACAATATCAGCTTGTTAACGTTAGGTTTCTTAAATGATATGAGAATGGTCATTTCTGCACCGGTTCTAATCACTGCCGGTTTATTGGGCTTGCTGAGCGTATTCCTTTCCGCTATTGGACCAGCTAAACAAGCAGCTCGCGTATCGCCTCTCGAAGCCCTGAAAAATGTGGGAAGCACGAAGGTTGAAAGAATCACAAAGATCAAAAAGTCTCTGCTCGTTAAAACGCTATTTGGCATCGTAGGGCAATTTGCAAGCAGAAATTTACATCGGAACAAGAAACGTTTCCGGATTACAGCCTTTTCCATGATTATTAGTATTATTTTATTTATTGTCTTTAGTGGTTTGGTTGGTTTTATTCAGCAAACAACACCAATCTCAGGTATGCAGTATTCTTATTCGCTTTCCTACAATGGTCCTTCAGGACGAATAGATGATACTGTGTATAAGCATATTGCCAAGCTAAATGCTGTGGAGCAAGCCTATAAATTTTACAATAATCAAGTGATGGCCATTATCCCTAAAGATAAGATCAATCCCAAATATTACGAATTAAACAAAAACAGGTATGTCGTTTCTGAAGGGGAGGGGTACCGAACTGATAATAACTATCTTACGTCTTACGGGGACAATGGCTTGGATGCTCTGAAATCCAAACTCATCACTGGTAAGATCGACAAAGAGAAAATGAACCAAGAGAACGGCGTTATCGTTCAACAAAAAATAAGTATGACCACGGATAAAGGCAAACAGCTAATTCTCGATCAAACTCATTTTAAAGTTGGAGATCACATCAAAATTCGAACATTTGACAGAGGTCAAAAAGGATACCAAACCGTGACAGTGGTAGGAATCGTCGATCAGGATTTGTTGTCGAAAGAATATACCAGTAGTCATGTTGTTTCATTCATTACAACGCCGAAAGTATACTCTAATATTATGGGTAGCGATATTTATTCTAGAATATTTATCCTTGCTAATCCCGACATATCGAACCATATGATAACAGACTATTTGAAATCATTACCTGAGAAAGACGCCGGATTTAATTACACTGATAAAGTGGAAGAGCTAGCCAAGGCTAAAAATGATGCAAAGACTTTTAGTATCTTCTTTTACGGTTTTATCGGTGTCATTGTTCTAATTGCTTTTTTGAACATTATCAATACAGTAAGTACGAATTTAATTCTTCGTACGAATGAATTTGCAACCCTCAAGGCCATCGGCATGACCCAGAAGGAAGTGAGGAAAATGATTATTTTAGAAGGCGTATTTTATGGATTGTTTTCCGCTGTAATTGGAATTATTCTAGGAACTGCGCTGGATTACGGTATACATCTTCTCTTCATGGGTGCTTTGGATGCAGATTGGGTATTCCCGTGGTACAGTATCGGCATCGCTTTCGCGGGTTCGATGATCACAACGATCCTCGCAACGATTGGGCCAATGTACAGGCTAAATAAAGTTAGTATTGTAGATGCTCTCCGGAGTGTGAATTAA